In Actinomycetota bacterium, the DNA window GCCTTCGACATCGGTGAGATACACGAGCTTCTCCGCCCTGAGCGCCGCCGCGATCGCCCCTGCCGCCGTATCCGCATTGACGTTGTACACCCTTCCGTCCTTCTCGCTCCTGCCGAGCGGCGCCACAACCGGGACGAAGCCTGCATCGAGCATGTCCTCGAGGACACCGGGATTCACGCGCTCGATCTCACCGACGAGGCCCAGACGCTCATCCTTTGCGTGCACGGACAGCATCCTTCCATCGATGCCCGTGACTCCCACGGCCTTCGCCTCGTGCCCGGTCAACAGCCGAACGATGTCCGGATTCACGACGCCGGCGAGGATGGACTGGACCACCTCCAGCGTCTCCTCGTCGGTGACGCGAAGCCCATCGATCCAAGCGGTCTCGACGCCGGCCCGGCGAAGCGCCTTGGTGATCTGTGGTCCACCTCCATGAACGATGACCGGCCGAATCCCCACCGTCGAAAGAAGGGTGACGTCACCGGCGAAACTCTGCCGAAGGATCTCGTCGTCCATCGCGGAACCGCCGTACTTGATGACGACCGTCTTGCCGCGATACTCCTGGATGTACGGCATCGCCTCCATCAAGATCCTGGCCTTCGCCATCGTGACGGCGATCACCGGCCTCTCCACATTCGGTGCGCTGTGACCCGTGGCCATCAGGACCGCTCCCCGTTGAATCGCACATACTCCGGCGTCAGATCCGTAGTCAACACTTCCGCCCTGCCAGGACCATCCCCGATCCGCACCGAAACGGTGAAGTCGCCGCCGGTCAGACTGCCGGCAACCACCGCATCGTCGAAGGGCACGCCCGTGCCCGCGCTCGCGACCAGATACTCGCCAAAGAGGATTTCGACGCGCTCCGGATCGAATGCTGCATCCGAAACTCCGAGAGCGGCGACGATACGGCCCCAGTTCGGGTCGCCGCCGTAGAACGAAGCCCTCACCAGAGCGCTGTCCGCGATCGTCATACCTGCGTTGCGAGCCTCGGCATCGTCGACCGCTCCCGATACCCTGATCGTGACGACCCTCGATGCGCCTTCCGCGTCCTGAGCGATCTTCAACGCCAAGTCCTTGCATGCGTCCGCCAGCACTTCGCCGAATGCCTTGCTGCTCGGCCGCCGTCCGCTCGCCCCTGAAGCGAGAACGACCACGGTGTCATTGGTCGACGTGCAACCGTCGATGTTGACCGAATTGAACGACACGTCGACGGCCTCACGAAGAGCCGTCCCGAGTGTTGCGGGATCGATCTCTGCATCGGTCGTCAACACGGCGAGCATCGTCGCCATGTCGGGACGGAGCATGCCGGCACCCTTCGCCATCCCCCCGACGAGGTATCCCACGCCTTGACGCACCGTCTGCTTGGAGGCCGTGTCCGTGGTCATGATCGCCTCCGCTGCGAGGCCGGCGTGCCGATTGCTGCTGCCGCTCGTCGCAAGGAGACGAACGATGCCGTCACGCACGCGTTCGACGGGAAGCTGCGGTCCGATCGGTCCCGTCGAGCACGGCA includes these proteins:
- the argB gene encoding acetylglutamate kinase, translated to MAKARILMEAMPYIQEYRGKTVVIKYGGSAMDDEILRQSFAGDVTLLSTVGIRPVIVHGGGPQITKALRRAGVETAWIDGLRVTDEETLEVVQSILAGVVNPDIVRLLTGHEAKAVGVTGIDGRMLSVHAKDERLGLVGEIERVNPGVLEDMLDAGFVPVVAPLGRSEKDGRVYNVNADTAAGAIAAALRAEKLVYLTDVEGVYRDHEMQEGVLRRLTLAQLKDLIGSGTVRGGMLPKLASCVTAMEAGIHRAHILDGRIQHALLLEIFTPEGIGTMIHRFDDV
- the argJ gene encoding bifunctional glutamate N-acetyltransferase/amino-acid acetyltransferase ArgJ; this translates as MSGVTVPLGFSAGGIAAGIKGNGGPDLAIVMAEAPVPAAAVFTRSRTAAPPVILARRRVADGRLRAVLLNSGCANAATGTAGMEAALATTRTVAQALGCSPEDVMPCSTGPIGPQLPVERVRDGIVRLLATSGSSNRHAGLAAEAIMTTDTASKQTVRQGVGYLVGGMAKGAGMLRPDMATMLAVLTTDAEIDPATLGTALREAVDVSFNSVNIDGCTSTNDTVVVLASGASGRRPSSKAFGEVLADACKDLALKIAQDAEGASRVVTIRVSGAVDDAEARNAGMTIADSALVRASFYGGDPNWGRIVAALGVSDAAFDPERVEILFGEYLVASAGTGVPFDDAVVAGSLTGGDFTVSVRIGDGPGRAEVLTTDLTPEYVRFNGERS